A portion of the Corynebacterium occultum genome contains these proteins:
- a CDS encoding Eco57I restriction-modification methylase domain-containing protein, whose protein sequence is MVAQSQQVEWLSLVETRGPFLTLKVLEQAFPQGLESIETPRRQRLRSAYYEWREAVDEDDLLVAQLHDAWVNLVLTELLEFDEESATPRSSWVGGAPSISSPDGTAHFAPTWIIHAPASTEPRAFIAVAPPDADLESAAQLDGWLATELERMTLLCREHGVRIGIVTNGESWVLVNAPADTPSGQAVWHSRFWFQEPATLKAFQSLLGVRRCFGPTDQTLEALLDESLKHQEEVTDTLGEQVRRATEVLIQALDKADQDRNRELLRDVPPSLLYEASLTVMMRLVFVLCAEERGLFLLGDPVYDQNLAVSTLRGKLAEEADQLGDEVLERRFDAWARLLAAFRAVYAGIEHEDLRLPAMGGSLFDPDRYPFLEGRALGTSWLDTVSQPLPIDNRTVLLLLNSLQVLEQSHGALALSYRALDVEQIGHVYEGLLDYTVVRVPDITLGLEGSAKNRYPTMGLAEMESLRLEHPDDLVSKIAKETGRTPAAVRRALSKPASDAARTALLSAANGNDTLLERIAPFANLLRSDAWGEAIIYGAHSFMVTPGADRRESGTHYTPRSLTEQIVGVALEPLVYTGPTEGRPRDQWVLRSPEVILGLRVCDPAMGSGAFLVQACRYLAERLVEAWASAEADGHLVNADGDVVEDLGAADPLPTQADERITVARRFVSQRCLYGVDINPLAVELAKLSIWLVTLSKGKPFGFLDHNLRGGDSLVGVHTTEQLIQMRLEPVRGERQTGLLDDVVSHAVQRAAEVRKRLRSGRELDIADVRSRAALNQEAQETMGAVDLVADAFLAEVFRRGPASRGLNGACDGLALTAAGALEGNRADTEALRAIARSSWHPVTDDKELARDPFHWALEFPEVFAAGGFDAAFGNPPFVDSETMVRSDPQLRQYLSGAYSTAKGNWDLYVPFIERAIQIVRPGSPVFMISPNKWLAAPYGSALRDLTANSLSHIIDFSQGRAFANAGVAAISAGFGLAIDDNVQVRRPGSHGTEISRVPRSRIMKWQNWGFLLSTNVDILIHLASSDRRIGDVAVASDPFTVAEAYRLRDWVTEGSDSVDSFRLLNTGTVDPFVSLWGESDTRYLKKRFARPVVARRILAEELPRRYAQAVAPKLILSGMRKFEAFWDRDGSYVAGKSSVIVLPRHSDEVLPTLLGILNSRLMRFYVQEAFGALGVDGGISFSGAMVEQLPMPPSHDGRIVEIEEAAAAVLDAINDPEQILQAMAALDIAVFQAYSVSPEMSARIENTEIRC, encoded by the coding sequence ATGGTTGCACAGTCACAGCAAGTCGAATGGCTCTCGTTGGTTGAGACCAGGGGGCCGTTTCTAACGCTCAAAGTTCTCGAACAAGCCTTCCCGCAAGGCCTTGAATCGATTGAGACCCCTCGTCGCCAGCGACTCCGCTCCGCCTACTATGAATGGCGTGAAGCAGTCGATGAGGACGACCTGCTTGTCGCACAGCTTCACGACGCGTGGGTGAACCTGGTCCTCACCGAATTGCTTGAGTTCGACGAGGAGTCGGCGACACCGCGCTCTTCTTGGGTGGGTGGTGCTCCGTCGATCTCATCACCTGATGGGACGGCGCACTTCGCGCCCACATGGATCATCCACGCTCCAGCTTCAACGGAGCCGCGCGCGTTCATCGCAGTGGCTCCCCCCGACGCTGACCTTGAGTCCGCCGCTCAGCTTGACGGCTGGCTCGCGACTGAGTTGGAACGGATGACCCTGCTGTGTCGTGAGCACGGGGTCCGAATCGGGATCGTGACGAACGGAGAATCGTGGGTGCTCGTCAACGCGCCCGCTGACACACCATCTGGGCAGGCCGTCTGGCATTCGCGCTTCTGGTTCCAGGAGCCGGCGACGCTCAAGGCGTTTCAGTCGTTGCTCGGCGTGCGACGTTGCTTCGGGCCCACCGACCAGACCCTCGAAGCGCTACTCGACGAGTCACTGAAACACCAGGAGGAAGTCACCGACACACTCGGCGAGCAGGTGCGCCGAGCCACCGAGGTTCTGATTCAAGCGCTCGACAAGGCCGATCAGGACCGCAACCGGGAACTCCTGCGCGATGTGCCGCCATCGTTGCTCTATGAGGCATCACTCACGGTCATGATGCGTCTCGTGTTCGTCTTGTGCGCCGAAGAGAGGGGCCTTTTCCTTCTGGGCGACCCCGTGTACGACCAGAACCTCGCGGTCTCTACACTCCGTGGAAAACTTGCTGAGGAAGCAGACCAACTGGGCGATGAAGTGCTGGAACGCCGCTTCGATGCTTGGGCGAGGCTCTTGGCTGCGTTCCGTGCCGTCTACGCAGGTATCGAGCACGAAGATCTGCGGCTACCCGCCATGGGTGGCTCCTTATTCGACCCCGACCGGTACCCGTTCCTCGAAGGTCGCGCGCTGGGCACTTCATGGCTGGACACGGTCTCGCAGCCGCTGCCGATCGATAATCGCACGGTCCTTCTACTCCTCAACTCCTTGCAGGTGCTGGAGCAATCTCACGGTGCGCTTGCTCTGTCGTACAGAGCCTTGGACGTTGAGCAGATTGGGCACGTCTACGAAGGCCTGCTGGACTACACGGTTGTTCGTGTCCCGGACATCACACTAGGTCTTGAGGGCTCGGCGAAGAACCGCTATCCAACGATGGGCTTGGCCGAGATGGAGTCGCTGCGACTCGAACACCCAGACGATCTCGTCTCCAAGATCGCCAAAGAGACAGGGCGAACCCCAGCGGCGGTCCGAAGAGCGCTCTCGAAACCGGCTTCAGATGCAGCGCGAACTGCCCTCCTAAGTGCAGCGAATGGCAATGACACTCTGCTGGAGCGCATCGCCCCATTCGCCAACCTTCTAAGAAGTGATGCCTGGGGTGAGGCGATTATTTACGGAGCTCACTCCTTCATGGTCACGCCAGGCGCCGATCGACGAGAAAGCGGTACACACTACACTCCACGCTCGCTGACCGAGCAGATCGTGGGCGTTGCGCTCGAACCCCTCGTATACACTGGCCCAACAGAAGGACGCCCAAGGGATCAGTGGGTTCTTAGGTCTCCCGAAGTGATCCTTGGTCTAAGGGTCTGTGACCCTGCGATGGGTTCAGGTGCATTCCTCGTACAGGCTTGCCGGTACTTGGCAGAACGACTGGTTGAAGCATGGGCCAGCGCCGAGGCAGACGGACACCTCGTGAATGCCGACGGAGACGTAGTTGAGGACCTCGGGGCCGCCGATCCTCTGCCGACGCAGGCAGACGAGCGGATCACCGTCGCCCGTAGGTTTGTCTCTCAGCGTTGTCTCTATGGGGTGGACATCAACCCGCTGGCCGTCGAGCTCGCGAAATTGTCGATTTGGCTCGTGACTCTGTCGAAGGGCAAACCATTCGGTTTCCTCGATCACAATTTGCGAGGGGGCGACAGTCTCGTTGGGGTGCACACCACCGAACAACTGATACAGATGCGTCTAGAACCAGTTCGAGGCGAACGTCAGACTGGCTTACTTGACGATGTCGTCTCGCACGCCGTGCAGCGTGCCGCCGAAGTTCGAAAGAGACTCCGATCGGGCCGAGAGCTAGACATTGCGGATGTGCGCTCCCGAGCAGCCCTAAATCAGGAAGCCCAAGAGACCATGGGTGCCGTGGACCTCGTGGCGGACGCTTTCCTGGCTGAAGTTTTCCGTCGCGGCCCGGCTTCCAGGGGCCTGAACGGCGCATGCGACGGGTTGGCATTGACCGCCGCAGGCGCGCTTGAAGGGAACCGGGCAGACACTGAGGCGTTGCGCGCAATCGCTCGAAGCTCGTGGCATCCGGTGACGGACGATAAGGAACTGGCGAGAGACCCGTTCCACTGGGCACTGGAGTTCCCGGAGGTGTTTGCCGCAGGAGGTTTCGATGCAGCGTTCGGGAACCCGCCATTTGTTGACTCCGAGACGATGGTCCGCTCCGACCCGCAACTGAGGCAGTATCTCTCTGGTGCATACTCAACCGCCAAAGGCAACTGGGACTTGTATGTGCCGTTTATCGAGCGGGCGATCCAAATAGTGAGGCCTGGGTCTCCCGTTTTCATGATCAGTCCAAACAAATGGCTCGCGGCTCCCTACGGTTCTGCACTTCGCGATCTGACGGCGAACTCCCTAAGCCACATCATTGATTTCTCCCAAGGCCGCGCATTCGCCAATGCTGGTGTAGCTGCCATCTCGGCCGGATTTGGGCTCGCGATTGACGACAATGTCCAGGTGAGAAGACCGGGAAGCCATGGCACAGAGATATCGCGAGTGCCGCGAAGTCGAATTATGAAATGGCAGAATTGGGGCTTCTTGCTCTCGACGAATGTCGACATACTTATCCACCTCGCGAGTTCGGATCGCCGAATTGGAGACGTCGCAGTAGCGAGCGATCCGTTCACGGTTGCGGAGGCGTACCGGCTTCGCGATTGGGTGACAGAGGGATCGGACTCGGTAGATTCATTCCGTTTGCTAAACACGGGAACAGTCGACCCGTTTGTTTCTCTCTGGGGTGAATCTGACACCCGATATCTAAAGAAGCGGTTCGCCCGGCCGGTCGTTGCTAGGCGAATCCTTGCCGAGGAGTTGCCGCGAAGATATGCGCAGGCTGTGGCTCCGAAGTTGATCCTCTCAGGGATGCGAAAGTTCGAGGCGTTTTGGGACCGCGACGGCTCATATGTTGCTGGCAAATCGAGCGTTATTGTCTTACCGCGACACTCCGACGAGGTGCTACCCACGTTGCTCGGGATTCTGAACTCACGGCTCATGCGATTTTATGTTCAGGAGGCGTTCGGCGCCCTAGGAGTTGATGGCGGAATTAGCTTTTCTGGAGCCATGGTTGAGCAGCTTCCGATGCCTCCGTCGCATGACGGGAGAATTGTCGAGATTGAGGAAGCTGCTGCCGCCGTTCTGGATGCGATAAATGACCCCGAGCAGATCCTGCAAGCAATGGCTGCTTTAGATATCGCCGTATTCCAGGCCTACTCGGTTTCGCCAGAGATGAGCGCGAGAATCGAAAACACAGAGATCAGGTGCTGA
- the drmD gene encoding DISARM system SNF2-like helicase DrmD, with protein MKPDQALSTQTVPEPGQLVEVRRRQWVVSEATTGSALPGTRPQHLVTLSSLDEDALGEELQVIWELEPGAQVLEKAGLPEITGWDSDDRLEAFLDAVRWGAATNANRTFLQAPFRSGISIEDYQLDPLVRAIDMARVNLLIADDVGLGKTIEAGLVVQELLIRHRARTVLVVCPASLQIKWQTEMQEKFGLEFRIVDAEYVKQLRRSRGIQANPWTSFPRLITSVDWAKSGEGLRLLKDILPASSTYPRKFDILIVDEAHNVAPAAATRYALESQRTRLIRTLAPNFSHRLFLTATPHNGHQASFTSLLELLDDQRFARSVLPDEQQLHRVMVRRLKSDITDPDGKRIFPERKLVSLEVAYTESEVEAHALLQDFITDRSKSVGGGKYAYGTDFAHKLLKKRLFSSPLAFATTLARHRETLSRPSRASKPLGAMDDRVLRKAILRAEEDQANDSTLEDAQHEAVELASELAVPLTLSQRDTLDRLTIWAEGARNKPDSKAKAILEWIESHLKEPDGQWNNKRVILFTEYRATHSWLQQILASHGYGGDRLAFLHGDVDPDDRETVKAAFQADPAVSPVRILLATDAASEGIDLQNHCNYLIHVEIPWNPNVMEQRNGRIDRHGQKQDTVFIWHPVGRAYSAKELAPGEVAGDHEYLMRAANKVETIREDLGSVGPVLARQIEEIMLGRRNRFDTVSAEANAARARRFVAAERQLRDRIQRLHQTLIQARSEFRMLPENVERAVRVALDLAEKPPLTPVKLSDASDAVVFTVPALTGSWGKATRGLEHPHTHKRRAITFDHETSKGRDDVVLAHLGHRLVQMCLRLLREEIWKLHDTKKLHRVAVRVVPDSLATQPVVLLWSRLVITGGDHRRLHEELTLSGGELGHDRFSRITQVAKREELLASATPVEPSDALFAVLKERFANRKQSIMSAVEARSKERLDSLDKKLNDRLTHDLTDLHSVLDELERAITKELNPDEAESDLYLPGLSPQEMNQVSADISALESRLARIPAERAAEEAAIKRQYADPVARTFPAAVIFLVPESMARRE; from the coding sequence ATGAAACCAGACCAAGCACTCTCAACTCAGACTGTTCCTGAACCTGGCCAGCTCGTCGAGGTACGTCGTCGCCAATGGGTCGTGTCTGAAGCGACGACGGGGAGCGCGCTGCCTGGGACGCGTCCGCAGCATCTCGTCACGCTCTCCTCGCTGGATGAGGATGCGCTGGGGGAAGAGCTTCAGGTGATTTGGGAACTTGAGCCTGGTGCGCAAGTACTTGAAAAGGCCGGGCTGCCGGAGATCACCGGCTGGGACTCGGATGACCGGCTGGAAGCTTTTCTTGATGCGGTGCGCTGGGGCGCAGCAACCAACGCGAACCGCACGTTCCTCCAAGCACCGTTCCGCAGCGGCATCTCCATTGAGGACTATCAGCTTGACCCACTCGTGCGAGCCATTGACATGGCACGGGTAAACCTTCTCATCGCGGATGATGTGGGCCTCGGCAAGACCATTGAGGCTGGCCTGGTTGTCCAGGAGTTGCTGATCCGGCATCGAGCCCGCACGGTTCTCGTCGTTTGCCCAGCAAGCCTTCAGATCAAGTGGCAAACGGAGATGCAGGAGAAGTTCGGCTTGGAGTTCCGAATAGTTGATGCGGAGTACGTCAAGCAGCTACGACGCAGCAGAGGAATCCAAGCAAACCCGTGGACTTCTTTCCCACGGCTCATCACGTCAGTGGATTGGGCCAAGTCAGGCGAGGGCCTGCGGCTGCTCAAGGACATCCTCCCTGCGTCAAGCACCTACCCGCGCAAGTTCGACATCCTCATCGTCGACGAGGCCCACAACGTCGCGCCTGCCGCAGCTACCCGATACGCCCTTGAGAGCCAACGAACGAGGCTAATCCGGACCCTCGCTCCCAACTTCTCCCACCGTTTGTTCCTGACCGCCACCCCGCACAACGGCCACCAGGCGTCCTTCACGTCGCTGTTGGAGCTGCTAGATGACCAGCGCTTCGCTCGCTCCGTTCTGCCGGACGAGCAACAGCTGCATCGCGTCATGGTTCGCCGACTCAAGAGCGACATCACGGACCCAGACGGCAAGCGCATCTTCCCCGAGCGAAAACTCGTCTCTCTCGAAGTCGCTTACACCGAGAGCGAGGTAGAAGCACACGCACTGCTTCAGGATTTCATCACCGACCGCTCAAAGTCCGTCGGTGGTGGCAAGTATGCTTATGGCACGGATTTCGCTCACAAGCTCCTCAAGAAGCGCCTGTTCTCGTCGCCGCTCGCGTTCGCTACCACGCTCGCACGCCACCGCGAGACCCTGAGCCGCCCCTCACGCGCATCCAAACCCCTCGGCGCCATGGACGATCGGGTCTTGCGCAAGGCGATCCTTCGCGCTGAGGAGGATCAGGCGAACGACTCCACACTGGAGGACGCCCAGCACGAGGCCGTGGAACTGGCCTCCGAGCTCGCCGTACCGCTGACCCTGAGCCAGCGCGACACGCTGGACCGGCTGACCATCTGGGCCGAAGGAGCACGCAACAAGCCTGACTCGAAAGCCAAAGCGATCCTCGAATGGATCGAGTCGCATCTCAAAGAACCTGATGGCCAGTGGAACAACAAGCGCGTCATCCTGTTCACCGAGTACCGCGCGACGCACAGCTGGCTCCAGCAGATTCTCGCGAGCCACGGATACGGCGGCGACCGCCTGGCCTTCCTCCACGGCGACGTCGACCCGGACGACCGGGAGACCGTGAAGGCGGCCTTCCAAGCCGATCCGGCGGTGTCCCCAGTGCGCATTCTGCTTGCAACCGACGCCGCATCCGAGGGGATCGACCTCCAGAACCACTGCAACTACCTCATCCACGTCGAGATTCCCTGGAATCCGAACGTCATGGAGCAGCGGAACGGGCGCATTGATCGCCACGGCCAGAAGCAAGACACCGTTTTCATCTGGCACCCGGTGGGTCGAGCATACAGCGCCAAAGAGCTTGCCCCTGGCGAAGTTGCTGGGGACCACGAGTACCTGATGCGAGCGGCGAACAAGGTCGAGACGATCCGCGAAGACCTTGGCAGTGTTGGACCAGTCCTTGCTCGGCAGATCGAAGAGATCATGCTCGGTCGGCGGAACCGCTTCGATACGGTCTCGGCTGAGGCCAACGCAGCACGCGCCCGCCGATTTGTTGCCGCTGAGCGCCAACTGCGCGACCGGATTCAACGCTTGCACCAGACTCTGATTCAGGCGCGAAGCGAGTTTCGCATGCTGCCAGAGAACGTCGAACGCGCAGTGAGGGTGGCCCTCGACCTGGCCGAGAAGCCTCCTTTGACCCCGGTGAAGTTGTCCGACGCATCCGATGCGGTCGTCTTCACCGTGCCCGCGCTCACTGGCTCTTGGGGCAAGGCGACTCGCGGACTTGAACACCCACACACTCACAAGCGGCGTGCCATCACCTTCGATCATGAGACGTCGAAGGGCCGCGATGACGTGGTGCTTGCGCACCTTGGGCACCGACTTGTTCAGATGTGCTTGCGGCTCCTACGCGAGGAAATCTGGAAGCTGCACGACACCAAGAAGCTGCACCGGGTAGCTGTCCGCGTGGTCCCCGACAGTCTTGCTACTCAGCCCGTCGTCCTACTCTGGTCACGGCTCGTCATAACCGGAGGCGATCACCGCCGGCTTCACGAAGAACTCACTCTTTCCGGAGGAGAGCTTGGCCACGACCGATTCAGCCGGATCACCCAGGTTGCTAAGCGTGAAGAGCTACTTGCGTCGGCTACGCCAGTCGAGCCGAGCGACGCACTGTTCGCCGTACTCAAGGAGAGATTCGCAAACAGAAAGCAGTCCATCATGAGCGCGGTCGAAGCCCGGTCGAAAGAGCGTCTCGACAGCCTCGATAAGAAACTCAACGATCGACTGACCCACGACCTGACCGACCTCCACTCTGTTCTCGACGAGCTCGAACGAGCCATCACCAAGGAGCTGAACCCCGACGAAGCCGAGAGTGATCTCTATCTACCCGGCCTCTCGCCGCAAGAGATGAACCAGGTGTCTGCGGACATCTCCGCCCTCGAAAGCCGACTAGCCCGCATCCCGGCAGAACGGGCAGCTGAGGAGGCGGCTATCAAGCGCCAGTACGCCGATCCGGTCGCACGAACCTTCCCCGCTGCCGTGATCTTCCTGGTCCCTGAGTCCATGGCTCGGAGGGAGTGA
- a CDS encoding DNA cytosine methyltransferase produces the protein MTAPHIPINAVDLFSGAGGLTHGLAKAGINVRVGVDVDPACEYPYTENNKAKFLLKSVGDIESRELASYYLPRSVRLLAGCAPCQTFSSYNQKASTDDDRWWLLRHFSRLAGELLPELVTMENVPGLLNHAVFDEFVGSLEASGYEVSKQIVDCQDYGVPQHRNRLVLLASRLGPISLLTPAQFNAKPTSVREAIGNGRVPALAAGSADAVDRLHRASRLSPLNLRRIKASKPGGTWRDWPDELVAECHKKESGKTYAGVYGRMTWDEAAPTMTTQFYGFGNGRFGHPSQDRAISLREGAILQGFPLNYQFVAPGAPVHMKTIGRLIGNAVPVTLGELIGRSMKAHVKEHRDDVLRVLTGGQLA, from the coding sequence GTGACCGCGCCCCACATACCAATCAACGCCGTAGACCTGTTCAGCGGGGCAGGAGGACTGACCCATGGCCTTGCCAAGGCCGGAATCAACGTCCGTGTGGGCGTCGATGTCGACCCTGCATGCGAGTACCCGTACACGGAGAACAACAAGGCCAAGTTCCTTCTCAAGTCAGTCGGCGACATTGAGTCCCGCGAGCTCGCTTCGTACTACTTGCCGAGAAGCGTTCGGCTGCTGGCTGGTTGTGCCCCATGCCAGACGTTCTCTTCCTACAATCAGAAAGCGTCTACCGACGATGACCGATGGTGGTTGCTGCGGCACTTCTCGCGCCTTGCAGGAGAACTGCTCCCAGAGCTGGTCACCATGGAGAATGTACCCGGTCTGCTCAACCATGCCGTCTTCGATGAATTCGTTGGATCGCTCGAAGCCAGCGGTTACGAGGTATCCAAGCAGATCGTCGACTGCCAAGACTACGGTGTTCCTCAGCATCGAAATCGACTGGTTCTCCTCGCTTCGCGCCTTGGCCCGATCAGTCTCCTTACCCCCGCTCAGTTCAATGCAAAACCGACGAGCGTTCGCGAAGCGATCGGCAACGGGAGGGTGCCAGCCCTGGCAGCGGGGTCAGCAGATGCAGTAGATCGACTGCACCGAGCCTCCCGGCTGTCGCCACTGAACCTGCGCAGGATCAAGGCGTCCAAGCCCGGTGGCACCTGGCGTGACTGGCCCGACGAACTTGTCGCTGAATGCCACAAGAAGGAGTCCGGCAAGACCTATGCAGGCGTGTACGGTCGCATGACTTGGGACGAGGCTGCCCCTACCATGACTACTCAGTTCTACGGGTTCGGCAACGGACGCTTCGGGCACCCTTCCCAGGATCGAGCGATTTCTCTACGAGAGGGAGCGATCTTGCAGGGCTTCCCCCTGAACTACCAGTTCGTCGCGCCCGGTGCCCCCGTGCACATGAAGACCATCGGTAGGCTGATCGGCAATGCAGTACCTGTCACCCTTGGCGAACTGATCGGCCGGAGTATGAAGGCCCACGTCAAGGAGCATCGTGATGATGTCCTTCGTGTGCTTACCGGGGGTCAGCTCGCATGA
- a CDS encoding helix-turn-helix domain-containing protein, which translates to MANVQDRWLSVEEICQHLGVSSDTVYRWIERSAVPAHKMGRKWKFKRDHVEAGGDAREGGAK; encoded by the coding sequence ATGGCTAACGTGCAAGATCGCTGGCTCTCCGTCGAGGAGATTTGTCAGCACCTCGGAGTGAGTAGTGACACTGTCTATCGGTGGATCGAGCGTTCAGCCGTGCCCGCCCACAAGATGGGGCGAAAGTGGAAGTTTAAACGAGACCACGTTGAAGCTGGCGGCGACGCGCGCGAAGGTGGGGCCAAGTGA
- a CDS encoding transposase has translation MSFVVTPGQARDGPQMMPVLDKIRVPSAGRGRPRCRPKRVLADKVYSSRANRKYLRSRGITATISQPKDQVAHRRRRESAGGRPPCFRHRSLSASQCRGAGYQSDQAAPWVCHEFGQVSGAFRGHGSGGGDPVLAETTFVTPLSAEGWEDPRRARTYAHLCGLY, from the coding sequence ATGTCGTTTGTCGTCACACCAGGTCAAGCAAGGGATGGTCCGCAGATGATGCCGGTACTGGACAAGATCCGCGTACCGTCCGCCGGGCGGGGTCGGCCAAGGTGCCGGCCTAAGCGGGTGCTGGCGGACAAGGTGTATTCCTCGCGTGCCAACCGGAAGTATCTGAGGTCGCGGGGTATCACGGCAACGATTTCTCAGCCGAAGGACCAGGTCGCCCACCGTCGGCGCAGGGAGTCAGCCGGGGGCCGACCCCCCTGCTTTCGACACCGCAGCTTATCGGCGTCGCAATGCCGTGGAGCAGGGTATCAATCGGACCAAGCAGCACCGTGGGTGTGCCACGAGTTTGGACAAGTTAGCGGTGCATTTCGAGGCCATGGTTCAGGTGGCGGTGATCCGGTACTGGCTGAAACGACTTTCGTGACACCGCTTAGTGCTGAGGGGTGGGAAGATCCCAGACGCGCGCGGACATATGCGCATCTCTGCGGCTTATATTAG
- a CDS encoding transposase has protein sequence MPTLPPPARHDLTDAEWALLAPLLPAPPRRGRPRTWGIRSLLNGIFFRIRTGCPWPDVHERHGPWWRVYALFVHLRADGVWTNVHTRLLTHAQEQGKLSWRSVPTPRPLAGTSTPPAPGKTVSPAIWQSLLIMVFAAQGAGSQRRSTSALMPIAW, from the coding sequence TTGCCTACTTTACCGCCGCCCGCCCGCCACGACCTCACCGACGCCGAATGGGCACTGCTTGCCCCACTCCTGCCCGCCCCACCACGGCGGGGACGCCCCCGCACCTGGGGCATTAGATCCCTGCTCAACGGCATCTTCTTCCGCATCCGTACCGGCTGCCCATGGCCCGATGTCCATGAACGCCACGGCCCCTGGTGGCGGGTCTACGCCCTGTTTGTCCATCTCCGGGCCGACGGGGTGTGGACAAACGTGCACACCCGGCTGCTCACTCACGCCCAAGAGCAGGGAAAACTTTCCTGGAGGTCAGTGCCGACTCCACGACCACTCGCCGGCACGTCCACGCCGCCGGCGCCAGGAAAGACAGTGTCACCCGCCATCTGGCAGAGCCTGCTGATCATGGTTTTTGCCGCTCAAGGGGCGGGTAGCCAACGAAGATCCACGTCGGCATTGATGCCGATTGCGTGGTGA
- a CDS encoding TetR/AcrR family transcriptional regulator, with amino-acid sequence MAGAVGRPRKNSPRRRGSTAREEILDASAELFTTQGFATTSTHQIADAVGIRQASLYYHFPSKTEIFLTLLTSTIEPSMQLAEQLNNSEAAPAMRLWALVAAETRLLLSTRWNVGKLYQLPVAASEEFTTYHQQRTDLREIFRSLAAEIVGAEDKRCDLPFHIALSVTEMRDNDGVVPAPLSEEQLPETTIMLADAALTVLGAELPADRETTALRLLQEVQQG; translated from the coding sequence GTGGCCGGAGCAGTGGGTCGTCCCCGCAAGAACAGTCCTCGCCGCCGTGGTAGCACCGCACGCGAGGAGATTCTCGATGCTTCGGCAGAGCTGTTCACCACCCAGGGTTTCGCCACCACCTCCACCCACCAGATCGCTGATGCGGTGGGCATCCGGCAGGCCTCCCTCTACTACCACTTCCCCTCCAAGACCGAGATCTTCCTGACCCTGCTGACCTCCACCATCGAGCCCTCGATGCAGCTCGCAGAGCAGCTCAACAACTCTGAGGCAGCGCCCGCGATGCGGCTCTGGGCCCTGGTGGCGGCTGAAACCCGGCTGCTGCTCTCCACCCGCTGGAATGTAGGCAAGCTCTACCAGCTTCCCGTCGCCGCATCGGAAGAATTCACCACCTACCACCAGCAGCGAACCGATCTGCGGGAAATCTTCCGTTCCCTGGCCGCTGAGATCGTCGGAGCAGAGGATAAGCGCTGCGACCTGCCCTTCCACATCGCCCTCTCGGTGACCGAGATGCGCGACAACGACGGTGTGGTCCCGGCCCCCCTCAGTGAGGAGCAGCTACCCGAAACCACCATCATGCTTGCCGACGCCGCGCTCACCGTCCTGGGCGCGGAACTCCCCGCTGACCGGGAAACCACCGCCCTGCGACTCCTGCAGGAAGTACAGCAGGGCTGA
- a CDS encoding putative nucleotidyltransferase substrate binding domain-containing protein, producing MLHESLLDLAEQSPRCEQVATVRGVLAESHELLRNALAHDTPAVELTHWYSTLVSDALHSPAITELLGKNQLVLTGAIGRGDGFPTSKVEWLLVTADPTETGAEANGEISTILRSVGLIPAPLTAEFSPTTHAEWLYRIEQATAQGDPTAIGVFADAGTWFREHLLSHLGSVLPLLHEAIDHRPPALRSANGLPDRESVVDIRRELLAPVTDLARWAGLSSRTHCLATQEYIQAGQSAGVLNEDEADLLRQGWSTGASLQFRRWVDHVVDREITAEDLPALQRSSFGAASRGVALVVRSLAARHDINIPDNGS from the coding sequence GTGCTGCACGAGTCCCTGCTGGATCTAGCGGAACAGTCCCCCCGTTGTGAACAGGTGGCCACGGTCCGGGGCGTATTGGCGGAGTCCCATGAACTGCTGCGCAATGCACTCGCCCACGACACCCCGGCAGTGGAGCTGACCCACTGGTACTCCACCCTGGTCTCCGATGCGCTGCACTCCCCCGCCATCACCGAACTCCTCGGAAAGAACCAACTGGTGCTCACCGGGGCGATCGGACGGGGTGATGGTTTCCCCACCTCCAAGGTGGAGTGGCTGCTGGTAACCGCTGATCCGACGGAAACCGGCGCGGAGGCCAATGGCGAGATCAGCACCATCCTGCGCAGCGTCGGCCTGATCCCGGCCCCGCTGACAGCCGAGTTCTCCCCCACCACCCATGCGGAGTGGCTCTACCGCATCGAGCAGGCCACCGCCCAAGGGGACCCCACCGCCATCGGGGTCTTCGCCGATGCCGGCACCTGGTTCCGGGAGCACCTGCTCAGCCACCTGGGTTCCGTGCTGCCCCTGCTGCATGAGGCCATAGATCACCGCCCACCTGCCCTGCGCAGTGCGAATGGTCTGCCGGACCGGGAATCCGTGGTGGACATCCGCCGGGAGCTGCTGGCCCCGGTCACTGATCTGGCCCGCTGGGCAGGACTGAGCAGCCGTACTCACTGCCTGGCCACCCAGGAGTACATCCAGGCCGGGCAGTCCGCCGGCGTGCTCAATGAAGATGAGGCCGATCTGCTCCGCCAGGGCTGGTCCACCGGCGCGTCCCTGCAGTTCCGCCGTTGGGTGGATCATGTGGTGGATCGCGAGATCACCGCCGAGGATCTCCCCGCACTGCAGCGTTCCTCCTTCGGGGCCGCCAGCCGCGGGGTTGCACTGGTGGTTCGTTCCCTGGCCGCACGCCACGACATCAACATCCCCGACAACGGGTCCTAG